TTCACCCACCCTCAGCCGCTGGGTTACGGCGGGGCGCTGCGCGTCGGCTTTGCCAGCGCCACGAAAGATCTGATCTTCTATACCGATGGCGACGCGCAGTACGATCCACGAGAACTCAAGCTGCTGCTGCCCGCCCTGCGCGACGATGTGGATATCGTCAACGGCTGGAAGATTGACCGCGGCGATCCGCTGCATCGCAAGATCATCGGGCGTGTCTATCACCATACCGTCAAGTTCTTGTTCGGCTTCCGCTTGCGCGACGTGGACTGCGACTTCCGGCTCATTCGGCGTCACGTCTTCGACGTGATCGATCTGGAGTCGGATAGCGGAACGATCTGTCTGGAACTGGTAAAAAAGCTTCAGGACGCGGGCTACCGCTTTGCGGAAGTGCCGGTGCATCACTATCACCGCACTTATGGAAAGAGCCAGTTCTTCAATTTCCCGCGGCTCTGGCGCACCGGCGTACAGTTGCTCCAGCTCTGGTGGAAGCTGGTCATTCGGCGCGAACATCTGGCGCAGATCGCCCGGCGTCGGGCCGAAGCGGTGCAGGTGGTGAGCGATGCGACATAATGACCGAAGCGCGGAATTGCGCGCGGCATTCGAGGGCAGCCGGGTGCTGATCACGGGGGGGGCCGGCTTCATTGGTTCAAACCTGGCCCATGCGCTGTGCGATCTCGGCGCCGAGATTACGATTGTCGACTCCCTGATTCCCGAATACGGCGGCAACCTGCACAACCTCGTCGCCATCCGCGACCGCGTGCGTCTGAACATTGCCGATGTGCGCGACGAGCACTCCATGAACTACCTGGTGCAGGGCCACGATTATCTCTTCAACCTCGCCGGCCAGACCAGCCATCTGGACTCGATGCGTGATCCGTATACCGATCTGGAAATCAATTGCCGTTCCCAGCTTTCCATCCTCGAATCGTGCCGGAAACACAACCCTGGCATCAGGGTGGTTTATGCCTCGACCCGCCAGATCTATGGCAAGCCCGATTACCTGCCGGTGGACGAGCGACATCTGCTGCATCCCACCGATGTCAACGGGATTAATAAGATGGCGGGCGAGTGGTACCACATTCTGTACAACAACGTTTATGGCATTCGCGCCTGCGCCCTGCGCCTGACGAACACCTATGGCCCGCGCATGCGCGTCAAAGACGCTCGGCAGACCTTCCTGGGCATCTGGATCAAGCGGGTCATTGACGGCGAGCCGATCCAGGTCTGGGGAGACGGCCTGCAAATCCGCGATTTCACCTACGTGGACGACTGTGTGGAGGCGCTGCTGCTGGCGGCCAAGGAGCCGGGCGCCTACGGCCAGGTCTTCAATCTGGGCAGCGACGAGACGATCAACCTGCGCGACCTGGCAGCGCTGTTGATCGAGGTCAACGGCGGGGGATGCTACGAAATCGTCCCCTTCCCCGCCGACCGCAAGCCAATAGACATCGGCGACTACTACGGCGATTACCGGCTGATCCAGGGACGCCTGGGCTGGTCGCCACGGGTGCGCCTGCGCGAGGGTCTGGCACGCACCCTGGCCTACTACCGCGAGCATCGCGAACACTACTGGTAGCTGCAACAAAGCAGCCGCGCCGACCGTCTGATAGCCAGAAGCCGTCTGGGTGACGACGGAAGGAGTGTTAGCATGTATCCATCCCCCCGGCTCGAGCGCAGCCGTTCCGACGTGATGATCGCCGGCGTCTGCGGCGGTCTGGCGCGTTATCTGAACATCGATTCGACGATTGTGCGTCTGGTCTTCGTGCTGCTGGCCTTCAGCGGCCCGGCGTTGTTGATCTACCCGCTGCTCTGGCTGGTAATGCCCCGCGAGCGCCCGGCGAACCCCGGTACGCCGGCGATGCATCCGGGGCAGGTGTTCGTCGCCACGGGCGAGACGCAGCGCCTGCGGATTGACCCGATGACCGGCGCACCCAACGAGCCAGAGGAGATACCGATCTCCAATCTGGGATCGGAGCCTGCCGCCAGCCGCGTGAACGGGCGCGGGCGGCTGCTGGGCTATATTCTGCTAGGTCTGGGAGTATATCTGATCTTGCAGATGATCTGGCCGGGGATCGGCTCGCTGCTCTTCCCGGCGCTGCTGATCGCTGGCGGCATCTACCTGTTGCGCCGGGCACGATGAGTACATGCGCGTTGCGCACCTACGCAGGGGCGGGGTCAAAGCCCGCCCCTGTGCTCATTGTGTGCACAGGAGACTTCCAGGCGCGCGCCGACCGGGGTCAATTCTGCGCCAGTTCGCGCAGGCGTGAGGGATTAAGCAGCGTGATGCCTGAGCGATCCACGTCGAGCAGGCGGGCGTCGCGGAACTGATTGATCACTTTGGTGACCGTCTCGCGATACGCGTTGATCATCTCGGCAAGTTGCTGGTGGGTGCGGCGCGGAACGCGCTGCTGCGGCTTTGGCCCCGCAGTCTGATCTTCAGACATTTCGAGCAACACCGAGGCCAGGCGCGCCGGCACGGATTTGAAGGCCACTTCGTCGAGGCGCCGGCCGACGGTGAGGCGATACTGCCCAACAAGCTCGACCAGCGCGGCCCCCAGATCGGGCTGGCTGTACAGGGCCTGGAGCACGGCGGCCCGCGGAACGGCAACGACCCGCACCGGCTGTAAAGCCACGGCATACGTATCGTAGCCCTCGCCGCCATCGAGGGCGCTATGGCCGAAGATCTGTCCGGGCTCGACCACCTTGACGGTGAGCACCCGCCCCTCGCTGGAGAGCATCTGGAGACTGACCTGGCCCGCCTGAAGCAGGTACAGAGTCTGGGCGGGCTGGCCGGGGGTGTAGATTGAACTGTGGCGTCGGAAGGCCTGATTCGAGCCAAGGGGCTCGAGTACGGACCATAGCCGCTGCTGTACCGACTCGTCGCCACGATGCGCAATAGCCATGCGTTCCTCCAGCTACCGCGAAAGCTCACGCCAGTTGCCGGCGCGGCTGCGCTGCACTAGCCTCGATCCAGGGGACAGGGGGCCATGTGAGCGCTTTGTCTTCCATCCAGCGGGCCGGATGCAGGCGCACACTCGTCCCATATCGCTTCCTTGTAATGTCATATTGTAACATACCTCTCTTACTTCAGCGCAGATGGATATGGATGAGGCAGGGCCGAGGCGACGTCCGCTCCCGGCGGGGGGGCAGGGCAGCGTAGCCGCCTGATGCGGTCATTGTTCGCTGATGCTGGCGACTACGCCGCCGACGCCAACATCAGCGAAAAGCCCGGGGGCCGGGGCCAGCCCCAAAGACTTCGCAACCGCCCTGATGGATAAGGCTCAGGTCCCGGGGCCAGCCCTCTGGCGTGTACAGCATCCATAGCGTGGAATGACAGTATGCTTGACATTCCCTGCAACGGCGGTGTACACTCCAGACGGCTCTATTGCGTCCATACAGGTTCCCGGCAGGCTATGCGCAAACCGCTAGTGTCAACCCGGGCGTCCGAGCCGGCGCCGGAAGAGGTTCGCGTCCCGCGGCGGCGGCTCCGGCGGCGCCGGCGCAGTCGCGGCGTCGAGTGGTTCGTGGTACTGCTTGCTGTAATCGCCCTTGGCGCGCTGATGGGCGTCATTGGCATGCTGCTGGCCGAGCGGGAGATGGCGCGGCGGATCTATCCTAACATCAGCGTGCGCGGCGTATCCGTGGGGGGAATGACCCTCGATGAGGCGTATCGCGCGGTTGAGCGCCACTACGGCGCGTTCCTGTACAACCCGGTCGTGCTTGCCTATGGCGAGCGCACCTGGCGCCCCAGCGCTGAGGAACTGGGTTTGCGCCTGGAGATTGATGACGCTTTACAGGAAGCGTTTGCCTATGCCCGGAACGACAGCCGGTTGAACAATCTGCGCACGGCTCTGGCCATCTGGGAACAGGGGGTGGATCTGCCATTGCGCCTGGAGGTGGACCAGCGGGCCATGCAGCGGTACCTGGCGCGCATCGCCGCGGAGCTGGAAACCCCTCCGCAGGACGCGGCGGTGGCCCTCGCCGGCGCGCAGGTGCTGGCGACCCCAGAGCAGTGGGGGCTACAGGTGCTGGTTGATGAGACGCTTCACGATATGACCGCCGCCATACAGGGGCTTGAGCGCACCACGGTGGCGGTGCGCACCCGCGCGCTCGAGCCGCGTCTGCGGGACGCCGAGGCGGCCCCGGTGGCCGCTAGCCTGCGGCTCATGCTCGACGGCCCGCTGGTGCTGGAGGGCGCTGGCGGCGCCTGCGCAGCGGGTTGCCGCTGGTCGCTTGCGCCCGAGCGGCTGGCGGAGTGGATCAGTGTGCGCCGGGTGCGCGGCGCCGATGGCGAGCCGACCTACGCGGTGAGCGTGGACCAGAGCCGTATTCGCGCCGCGCTGCTCCCGATAGCTGCAGCGCTGCGTCAGGAGGGCGGCCTGCCCGCCGTAGCCTGGAACAATGGCAATCTGCGGATCGTCACGCCGGGCGATCCGGGACTGGGCCTCGATGCCGATGAGGCCATTGCCGCCGTGAACATGGCGCTCAATGGCGGCCCGCGACGAATCAAGCTGCCCATGGAGCCGATTCCACCCCCGGTGACCGAGCGCAACCTCGCCAGCCTGGGCATTACCGAGCGTCTGGGGTTGGGGGTGAGTTCCTTCGCCCGCTCGGAGCAGTACCGCATCACCAACATTCAAGCCGGGGCGCGGCGTATGAACGGCGTGCTCATTCCTCCGGGGGCGACCTTTTCCTTCAATCAGCAGCTTGGCCCGGTGAATGCCGCTAACGGCTTCGTCGAAGGTCTGGCGATTGTTGAGAATCGAACCCAGAAAGAGTGGGGCGGCGGCCTGTGTCAGGTGTCCACGACCGTCTTCCGGGCGGCGTTCTTCGCCGGATTGCCGATCACCGAGCGCCACGAGCACGCCTTTCGCATCGGCTGGTATGAGGAACTCGGCGAGCCGCCCGGTCTCGACGCCGCCATCTTTACTCCCTACAACGATGTGCGCTTCGTGAACGACACCGGCGGCTGGCTGCTGATGGAGAGCTACGTTGATCTGGCGCGACAGCGTCTGAGCGTAGCGCTGTATGGCCCGGCAACCGGACGCAGCGTGACGTACACCCACCGCGTGCTCGAACAGACCCCGGCCCCAACAACGCCAGTGTACGTCAACGACCCCTCGAAGCCGCGCGGCTACCTGCGGCGCACCGATATCGCCCGCGGAGGGATCAAGGTGGTGATCGAGCGCACCGTGACCGCCAACGGGCAGGTGCTGGCCCGCGATCGGTTTCTCACCGAGTTCAAGCCCTGGCCCAACATCTATGTGCGCGGCGTCGGCGGGTAATGCGATTTTGGATTGTTGATTTTGGATTTTGGATTTCAGGTTGTCCAGATGCGTATGCACGGCATTCTAGCCGGTTTGACCCCTTATCGCGCTTCCGGGCTTGTGCTGGCGGACATAAGATTGTATAACGTAAGCTGAACGGCACGTTCGAGAACGCGAGGGTGTGTGCGGGCTGCACCAGGGGACACCGGAGTTCCCTGGCCCGCGCTCGTCGGCGCGGAAACCGCAGCGTACTGCAAGTCTAATTATTTGTACTTTATTTCACGAATATGACCAGTAAGGGAGGGCCAGGCCGATGAAAGCGCGTGAAATCATGACCCGGCAGGTCATCAGCATCCTCGCCGATGCGACGGTAGAAGATGCGGCCCGGCTGCTGGCTCGCAACCGGATCAGCGGCCTGCCGGTGCTGAATGCCGAGGGCACGCTCGTAGGTCTGGTGACCGAGCACGACCTGATCTCCCGCAGCGGGCGTCTGGTGAGTGACATTATGAGCCGCAGCGTGATCACCGTCAGCCCGGACACCGAGATCGAACAGGTGCAGCATCTGCTGACCAACCAGCGTATCCGGCGCGTCCCGGTGGTTGAAAACGGCAGGGTCGTCGGCATCGTCAGCCGATCAGACCTGGTGCGGCAGATCGCGATGCGCTGGGTCTGCGGCGTCTGCGGCGAGATCGTGCGCGGCCTCGAGCCGCCGGCAGGTTGCCCGCGTTGCGGCGCCGACCAGAAAGCCTTCGTTCACGACGTGGTGCCGCCAGGGATGTGATTGGTCCAGCAATAAGATTTTGTGATCTTTACTGCCAAGGTCGCAAGGGTTGCGCCACAGCGGTTCACCCTGGAAACGGAGACTCCCGAATGGTCAAGGTTAAGGAAGCCGCTCCTCGCGGGCTGGAGCATGAGAACGCCGAAGACCTCAAGCACTACTATTACCAGATGCTGCTGATCCGGCGCTTTGAGGAGCGTACCAGCGAGATGTACGTGAAAGCGAAGATCGGCGGCTACTGTCACCTCAATCTGGGCGAAGAGGCGACCATTGTCGGTCTGATGGCGGCGCTCAAGCCCGAGGACTACATCTACACCAACTACCGCGAGCACGGCTATATTCTGGCTCGCGGCGTGCCGCCGGGTCCGGTGATGGCCGAACTGTTCGGCAAGGAGACCGGGGTGGCCCGCGGGCGCGGCGGTTCGATGCATCTGTTCAGCCGCGAACACAACTTTATGGGCGGCTACGCCATCGTCGGCGGCCAGGTGCCGCTGGCCGTCGGCGCGGCCTACGCCCTGCGCTACCAGGGCAAGCCCGGCGTGGTAGTGGCCCAGATGGGCGATGGAACCACCAACATCGGCGCGTTCTACGAGTCGCTCAATCTGGCCAAGCTGTGGCGCTGCCCGGTGCTTTTTTTTATCGTCAACAACGGCTACGGTATGGGCACCTCGGTTGAGATGGGTTCCTCCGAGCCGGATCTATGGAAGAAAGGGGCCTCGTTCCGTATCCATGGCGAGCGCATTGACGGCACCGACGTGCTGGCCGTGCGCGATGCGGTGCGCCGCCTGCGCGAGCGGGCCGAAAACGAGGGCGAGCCGGC
This DNA window, taken from Chloroflexaceae bacterium, encodes the following:
- a CDS encoding PspC domain-containing protein, with the translated sequence MYPSPRLERSRSDVMIAGVCGGLARYLNIDSTIVRLVFVLLAFSGPALLIYPLLWLVMPRERPANPGTPAMHPGQVFVATGETQRLRIDPMTGAPNEPEEIPISNLGSEPAASRVNGRGRLLGYILLGLGVYLILQMIWPGIGSLLFPALLIAGGIYLLRRAR
- a CDS encoding VanW family protein; this translates as MRKPLVSTRASEPAPEEVRVPRRRLRRRRRSRGVEWFVVLLAVIALGALMGVIGMLLAEREMARRIYPNISVRGVSVGGMTLDEAYRAVERHYGAFLYNPVVLAYGERTWRPSAEELGLRLEIDDALQEAFAYARNDSRLNNLRTALAIWEQGVDLPLRLEVDQRAMQRYLARIAAELETPPQDAAVALAGAQVLATPEQWGLQVLVDETLHDMTAAIQGLERTTVAVRTRALEPRLRDAEAAPVAASLRLMLDGPLVLEGAGGACAAGCRWSLAPERLAEWISVRRVRGADGEPTYAVSVDQSRIRAALLPIAAALRQEGGLPAVAWNNGNLRIVTPGDPGLGLDADEAIAAVNMALNGGPRRIKLPMEPIPPPVTERNLASLGITERLGLGVSSFARSEQYRITNIQAGARRMNGVLIPPGATFSFNQQLGPVNAANGFVEGLAIVENRTQKEWGGGLCQVSTTVFRAAFFAGLPITERHEHAFRIGWYEELGEPPGLDAAIFTPYNDVRFVNDTGGWLLMESYVDLARQRLSVALYGPATGRSVTYTHRVLEQTPAPTTPVYVNDPSKPRGYLRRTDIARGGIKVVIERTVTANGQVLARDRFLTEFKPWPNIYVRGVGG
- a CDS encoding NAD-dependent epimerase/dehydratase family protein is translated as MRHNDRSAELRAAFEGSRVLITGGAGFIGSNLAHALCDLGAEITIVDSLIPEYGGNLHNLVAIRDRVRLNIADVRDEHSMNYLVQGHDYLFNLAGQTSHLDSMRDPYTDLEINCRSQLSILESCRKHNPGIRVVYASTRQIYGKPDYLPVDERHLLHPTDVNGINKMAGEWYHILYNNVYGIRACALRLTNTYGPRMRVKDARQTFLGIWIKRVIDGEPIQVWGDGLQIRDFTYVDDCVEALLLAAKEPGAYGQVFNLGSDETINLRDLAALLIEVNGGGCYEIVPFPADRKPIDIGDYYGDYRLIQGRLGWSPRVRLREGLARTLAYYREHREHYW
- a CDS encoding CBS domain-containing protein, whose protein sequence is MKAREIMTRQVISILADATVEDAARLLARNRISGLPVLNAEGTLVGLVTEHDLISRSGRLVSDIMSRSVITVSPDTEIEQVQHLLTNQRIRRVPVVENGRVVGIVSRSDLVRQIAMRWVCGVCGEIVRGLEPPAGCPRCGADQKAFVHDVVPPGM
- a CDS encoding Crp/Fnr family transcriptional regulator, with product MAIAHRGDESVQQRLWSVLEPLGSNQAFRRHSSIYTPGQPAQTLYLLQAGQVSLQMLSSEGRVLTVKVVEPGQIFGHSALDGGEGYDTYAVALQPVRVVAVPRAAVLQALYSQPDLGAALVELVGQYRLTVGRRLDEVAFKSVPARLASVLLEMSEDQTAGPKPQQRVPRRTHQQLAEMINAYRETVTKVINQFRDARLLDVDRSGITLLNPSRLRELAQN
- the pdhA gene encoding pyruvate dehydrogenase (acetyl-transferring) E1 component subunit alpha, with amino-acid sequence MVKVKEAAPRGLEHENAEDLKHYYYQMLLIRRFEERTSEMYVKAKIGGYCHLNLGEEATIVGLMAALKPEDYIYTNYREHGYILARGVPPGPVMAELFGKETGVARGRGGSMHLFSREHNFMGGYAIVGGQVPLAVGAAYALRYQGKPGVVVAQMGDGTTNIGAFYESLNLAKLWRCPVLFFIVNNGYGMGTSVEMGSSEPDLWKKGASFRIHGERIDGTDVLAVRDAVRRLRERAENEGEPAILDVVSFRFRGHSVIDADRYRDPEQVRAAREQHDPVRNFAALLLDHDLVDDAWLKMTAERVEREVQEAIDFANASPDPRFEDLYENMYATPVPNMPGRQDALQAARINRGEW
- a CDS encoding glycosyltransferase family 2 protein, which translates into the protein MNDRPSITAFFPAFNDAGTIGSMVVAVIRTLEELTDDYEVIVVENGSTDYTVQVLEELARHYPRLRVFTHPQPLGYGGALRVGFASATKDLIFYTDGDAQYDPRELKLLLPALRDDVDIVNGWKIDRGDPLHRKIIGRVYHHTVKFLFGFRLRDVDCDFRLIRRHVFDVIDLESDSGTICLELVKKLQDAGYRFAEVPVHHYHRTYGKSQFFNFPRLWRTGVQLLQLWWKLVIRREHLAQIARRRAEAVQVVSDAT